GAGTGCGTCGTGCCTTCGGGGAAGAGCGCCAGGGCCTTCTGCTGCCGGAGCAGCCCCCGACAGCGGGCGAAGGTCGTCTCGTTGCTCGCCAGGCTATTGCCCCGCGGCCCGCCCGCAAGACCGCGATCCCGCTGTCGAAAGACCGGCAGCGCGCCGAACGCATCCATGCAGAGCCGTCCCAGCGGATTGGCAAAAAAGGTGCTCTTGGCGAGAAACGAGATCGGACGCCTGATCTGCACCATCAGCAGCAGCGGATCGAGCAGGCCGTTGGGATGGTTGAGCACAAAGATGACCGGGCCGCTCTCCGGCACGCGCTCGCGGCCCCGGATCTCGATGCGGGGATAGAATAGCTCGACCAGGCACAAAATAGCGAAGCGGATCGCACGATGCAGCATAGATCAACCTTTATAACGCTTGTCACACGGCAGACAAGATCGAGGTGTACGGGCCAGGTTTGAGGGTAGCATGTACTTGGTTTAGCAGCGCCGATCACTCAGCCAGCGTTTGTACGTTAGGATGATCGATAGGAAGGAAGGACGATCATGCGGCTGGGTCTAACCTCGGTAAACACTTAGTGTGTTGTCATAATGTGGGCTGCCTCCTCGATTGCCTCACGCGAGACGCGACCTTGAAATCCTTGCACGATGTCGTCGATTGTTTCACCAGCCGTCAGGCGCTCAAGCACGCCTGTAATTTCGATGCGTGTATATTTGAACGTTGGCCGCTCTCCACAAACCCCGATCGCCCGGACGACGTATTGCCCAAGGGGATAGTAATGGTACGGCTCGCCACCAACCATTTCAGTGACTTGTGTTCGCATATGGTTTGCTCCGCGTACAGCCTGTACGTGTTCTGATTGATCTAAGAGTTTATAGCACAACCGGACGGTTGTAAAAATCGAAGTTTGATTGGTATCGCTTGTTTATCATAGCATGGCTCGCAACCGCCGAACAGCGCTTTGCTGTGTGTGGCGG
The DNA window shown above is from Herpetosiphonaceae bacterium and carries:
- a CDS encoding DUF433 domain-containing protein, translated to MRTQVTEMVGGEPYHYYPLGQYVVRAIGVCGERPTFKYTRIEITGVLERLTAGETIDDIVQGFQGRVSREAIEEAAHIMTTH